The following are encoded in a window of Halosolutus halophilus genomic DNA:
- a CDS encoding dihydrofolate reductase family protein: MTNRELPIATERVELVAAEVDELARDLTERYDHVWVVGGARLARVFLRSDSIDELRLSVVPPLLGDGRSPFGESGPDRELALIESVTHENAVVELRYAVGAT; encoded by the coding sequence ATGACGAACAGGGAACTGCCGATCGCGACCGAGCGCGTCGAGTTGGTCGCTGCCGAGGTGGACGAACTGGCACGCGATCTCACGGAACGATACGATCACGTCTGGGTCGTCGGCGGGGCACGGCTCGCGCGGGTGTTCCTCCGATCGGACTCGATCGACGAACTCCGGTTGTCGGTCGTCCCGCCGTTGCTCGGCGACGGACGCTCCCCCTTCGGCGAGTCCGGACCCGATCGCGAGCTAGCTCTGATCGAGTCGGTAACCCACGAGAACGCCGTCGTCGAACTTCGGTACGCCGTCGGTGCGACCTGA
- a CDS encoding DUF7532 family protein, translated as MHFDQRTQRALRDVGLDADDLRTASEAIVEAVADDAAALEAFFDETETVYSDMDMAHSRAEFPEHTVEYLDLTTHADEMRGWLRFDTWGVYVEDGRLLEDGSVELTLGPTIHDRVRFAADRETLR; from the coding sequence ATGCACTTCGATCAGCGCACACAACGGGCGCTCCGGGACGTCGGACTGGACGCCGACGATCTCCGCACCGCCTCCGAGGCGATCGTCGAGGCCGTCGCCGACGACGCGGCGGCGCTCGAGGCGTTTTTCGACGAGACGGAGACGGTCTACTCGGATATGGACATGGCCCACTCGCGGGCCGAGTTTCCCGAACACACCGTCGAGTACCTGGATCTCACCACGCACGCCGACGAGATGCGCGGCTGGCTCCGGTTCGACACGTGGGGCGTCTACGTCGAGGACGGTCGCCTCCTGGAAGACGGCTCCGTCGAACTGACGCTCGGCCCCACTATCCACGATCGGGTCCGGTTCGCGGCCGATCGGGAGACGCTCCGGTGA
- a CDS encoding aldo/keto reductase — translation MQYQELGNSGVEVSEVGFGAWVVGTDWWGDRSEDDATEMVQYAVDQEITYFDTGDVYGHGRSEELIGQALSEVRDEVTVATKVGYDFYNNPQAGHGELPKEMDPEYLREAVEKSLDRLGMDSIDVLQLHNADVDEITPDVLELLDELEEEGVIEATGLALGPSIGWLAEGDLAIEEEFDSVQLVWNMLEQEVGNHFLETIAETGSSTSLIPRVPHSSGILNEQVTPETELGEGDHRGFRPDEWYETGWEKLEKLRFLERDGERTMGQASIAWLLSHDPVASVTPTFRTKADVDEWAAASDVPKLSDGELARVDDLYENDFGIDRDDGMDALRSSVDGEDIQSAGLDKLTAD, via the coding sequence ATGCAGTACCAGGAACTCGGCAACTCCGGCGTCGAGGTCAGCGAAGTCGGCTTCGGCGCGTGGGTCGTCGGCACCGACTGGTGGGGCGATCGGTCCGAGGACGACGCCACCGAGATGGTCCAGTACGCGGTCGACCAGGAGATCACGTACTTCGACACGGGCGACGTCTACGGCCACGGCCGGAGCGAGGAGTTGATCGGCCAGGCGCTTTCCGAGGTCCGCGACGAGGTCACGGTCGCGACCAAGGTCGGTTACGACTTCTACAACAATCCACAGGCCGGCCACGGCGAACTCCCCAAGGAGATGGACCCCGAGTACCTGCGCGAGGCCGTCGAGAAGAGCCTCGATCGGCTCGGGATGGACTCGATCGACGTCCTCCAGTTGCACAACGCCGACGTCGACGAGATCACCCCGGACGTGCTCGAACTCCTCGACGAACTCGAAGAGGAGGGCGTGATCGAGGCGACGGGACTCGCGCTCGGCCCCTCGATCGGCTGGCTCGCCGAGGGCGACCTCGCGATCGAGGAGGAGTTCGACTCCGTCCAGTTAGTGTGGAATATGCTCGAACAGGAGGTCGGCAACCACTTCCTCGAGACGATCGCGGAAACCGGCTCCTCGACGAGTCTCATCCCCCGCGTCCCGCACTCCTCGGGGATCCTCAACGAGCAGGTCACTCCCGAGACGGAACTCGGCGAGGGCGATCACCGCGGCTTCCGGCCCGACGAGTGGTACGAGACGGGTTGGGAGAAACTCGAGAAGTTGCGATTCCTGGAACGGGACGGCGAACGGACGATGGGCCAGGCGTCGATCGCGTGGCTCCTCTCGCACGACCCCGTCGCGTCCGTGACGCCGACGTTCCGCACGAAAGCCGACGTCGACGAGTGGGCGGCCGCGAGCGACGTTCCCAAACTCTCCGACGGAGAACTGGCCCGCGTCGACGACCTCTACGAGAACGACTTCGGGATCGATCGGGACGACGGCATGGACGCCCTGCGATCGTCGGTCGACGGCGAGGACATCCAGTCGGCCGGGCTGGACAAGCTCACGGCCGACTGA
- a CDS encoding (2Fe-2S)-binding protein encodes MAERIPVRIIDGDEETTIEVERGTNLRDALLDRGFQVYGTLSQYANCGGRGLCSTCTVEVDPAPEPTHWHDAAAVRFGYPRLSCCIEVEEPMTVGLLDKHVWGQVLPRQLSPD; translated from the coding sequence ATGGCGGAACGAATCCCGGTTCGGATCATCGACGGCGACGAGGAAACGACCATCGAGGTCGAACGGGGCACGAACCTCCGGGACGCGCTGCTCGACCGCGGATTTCAGGTCTACGGAACGCTGTCGCAGTACGCCAACTGCGGCGGCCGGGGGCTGTGTTCGACCTGTACCGTCGAGGTCGATCCCGCGCCGGAGCCGACCCACTGGCACGACGCCGCGGCCGTCCGGTTCGGCTACCCGCGACTCTCCTGCTGTATCGAGGTCGAGGAACCGATGACGGTCGGGCTCCTGGACAAGCACGTCTGGGGTCAGGTCCTTCCGCGGCAGCTATCTCCCGACTGA
- a CDS encoding riboflavin synthase has product MFTGIVEETGEVVARDRTEDGLRLRIGANEVATGLEHGQSISVSGVCLTVERYADDEWFEVFLASETVDRTYLGDLDEGDAVNLERAMPAEGRFDGHVVQGHVDAVATLSNIESVEEDWFFEFELPPGYDRYVVEKGSITLDGISLTVADLDEGAASSTRRTEGGEAAATRSVTVAIIPTTYDLTTLSEKDVGAPVHLEVDVLAKYVERLLEARFDA; this is encoded by the coding sequence ATGTTCACGGGAATCGTCGAGGAGACCGGCGAGGTCGTCGCACGCGATCGAACCGAGGACGGTCTTCGCCTCCGAATCGGGGCCAACGAGGTCGCCACGGGACTCGAGCACGGCCAGAGCATCAGCGTCAGCGGCGTCTGTCTCACCGTCGAGCGGTACGCGGACGACGAGTGGTTCGAGGTCTTTCTCGCGAGCGAGACGGTCGATCGGACGTATCTCGGCGACCTCGACGAGGGCGACGCGGTGAATCTGGAGCGGGCTATGCCCGCGGAGGGTCGGTTCGACGGGCACGTCGTGCAGGGCCACGTCGACGCTGTTGCGACGCTTTCGAACATCGAGTCCGTCGAGGAGGACTGGTTCTTCGAGTTCGAACTTCCCCCGGGGTACGATCGGTACGTCGTCGAGAAGGGGTCGATCACGCTCGACGGGATCAGTCTCACCGTCGCCGACCTCGACGAGGGTGCCGCGTCTTCGACGCGACGAACGGAAGGCGGTGAAGCCGCCGCGACCCGTTCGGTCACCGTGGCGATCATCCCGACGACGTACGACCTGACGACGCTCTCGGAGAAGGACGTCGGCGCCCCCGTCCACCTCGAGGTCGACGTGCTCGCGAAGTACGTCGAGCGCCTGCTCGAGGCGCGGTTCGACGCGTGA
- a CDS encoding ester cyclase — MAKATSDAEAIVREYERIWNERAFSDLSDVVAESFTFTSPTADTIRGRENVESYAREVVDGFSDFEITLHELLADESLVMTESTLSGTHDGEFEGVLPTHESFEIRSMATFVVEDGTLQEERTYFDHHDFLDQLGLLDE; from the coding sequence ATGGCGAAAGCCACATCCGACGCCGAAGCGATCGTCAGAGAGTACGAGCGCATCTGGAACGAACGGGCATTCTCGGACCTGTCGGACGTCGTCGCGGAGTCGTTCACGTTTACGTCTCCGACCGCGGACACGATCCGGGGCCGTGAGAACGTCGAATCGTACGCCAGGGAGGTCGTCGACGGCTTTTCGGACTTCGAGATCACGCTCCACGAACTGCTCGCCGACGAGTCGCTGGTCATGACCGAGAGCACGCTCTCGGGGACCCACGACGGGGAGTTCGAGGGAGTTCTCCCGACTCACGAATCGTTCGAAATCCGGTCCATGGCGACGTTCGTCGTCGAGGACGGCACACTGCAGGAGGAACGCACCTACTTCGACCACCACGACTTTCTCGACCAGCTCGGGCTCTTGGATGAGTAA
- a CDS encoding M24 family metallopeptidase produces MTDGDDTALEAALATALDSREAVAFVHAGPDRDPAIRYCRSSSSPSAVDRRGAPIRALAFDGTRWLSVSSADSAGHPAADLASGLTDRVGTGTVLTPARIPHDAALYLEQAGFSLASTDVVERTRATKTDAERDHVDTAQAAAAAGVRRAASVLADATIEDGRLVASGDAVTPDRLRRAVDEAIIAAGGFPARTTTITATDGDAALRSGAPIVVATAPRGPTGYHGGLVRTLVVDSEGGTERRAHVAVTQAFRSVQAMLTADTESVTAVEADLEAEVRGFGFGEHPIETRVAGVGLEPAERPRDGADEVEPDTVVRVEAAVEFEPDRRIRLADVLAVREHEVEWLAPPSRSIEPSALLE; encoded by the coding sequence GTGACCGACGGCGACGACACCGCACTCGAGGCGGCGCTGGCGACGGCCCTCGACTCCCGCGAGGCGGTCGCGTTCGTCCACGCCGGTCCGGACCGCGATCCGGCGATTCGGTACTGCCGCTCGTCCTCGTCTCCGTCCGCCGTCGATCGGCGCGGCGCTCCTATTCGCGCCCTCGCGTTCGACGGCACGCGCTGGCTCTCGGTCTCGAGCGCGGACTCGGCGGGTCACCCCGCCGCTGACCTCGCATCCGGGCTGACCGATCGGGTCGGCACGGGGACCGTCCTCACCCCTGCCCGCATCCCGCACGACGCGGCGCTCTACCTCGAACAGGCGGGATTCTCGCTCGCGTCGACCGACGTCGTCGAACGAACGCGAGCGACGAAGACCGACGCCGAGCGCGACCACGTCGATACCGCACAGGCGGCCGCCGCCGCCGGCGTCCGTCGCGCCGCTTCGGTACTCGCGGACGCGACGATCGAGGACGGACGACTCGTGGCAAGCGGTGACGCGGTGACGCCCGATCGGTTGCGACGCGCGGTCGACGAGGCGATCATCGCGGCGGGTGGCTTTCCCGCCCGAACCACGACGATCACGGCCACCGACGGCGACGCGGCGCTCCGATCGGGAGCGCCGATCGTCGTCGCCACCGCGCCGCGCGGGCCGACGGGCTATCACGGCGGCCTCGTTCGCACGCTCGTCGTCGATAGCGAGGGCGGGACGGAGCGGCGGGCACACGTCGCCGTGACGCAGGCGTTCCGGTCCGTCCAGGCGATGCTCACGGCCGATACCGAGTCCGTGACTGCGGTCGAAGCGGACCTCGAGGCCGAAGTGCGAGGGTTTGGCTTCGGCGAGCACCCGATCGAGACGCGAGTCGCTGGAGTCGGCCTCGAACCCGCCGAACGCCCCCGTGACGGGGCCGACGAGGTCGAACCGGACACGGTGGTTCGTGTCGAGGCCGCCGTCGAGTTCGAACCCGATCGGCGGATTCGACTCGCCGACGTGCTCGCCGTTCGCGAGCACGAGGTCGAGTGGCTCGCCCCACCGTCGCGATCGATCGAGCCGAGCGCTCTACTCGAGTAG
- a CDS encoding PrsW family intramembrane metalloprotease, translated as MQRRRDPVERASDDSIDLYDVSTWEPRSISDLLAYTIYSAISYGLRAIVLSAAIVITLALLAQPAVLIDEDPWLGAFFVLSIVPAALLAGFIWYTDITTSEPLGLLVATFVLAVLFATFAAVVNSVLGPQLRAVPLVGTILFFYLVVGPVEEGVKLLAVRVFAYRSNSFRAVVDGAVYGAVAGLGFAAIENAIYIAGTIEAAQVGTVTAATGITTVRALVGPGHVIYSAIAGYYLGLAKFNPRYAGPLIVKGLLIAAFVHATYNVTVGIVPEVIASVYPISYGLAFVGYVIVYDLAIGYYLYRKIARYRRRYREVRDDTGDPPKSELTEFEPSQR; from the coding sequence ATGCAGCGCAGGCGCGACCCGGTCGAACGAGCCAGCGACGACTCGATCGATCTCTACGACGTCTCGACGTGGGAGCCGCGATCGATCTCCGATTTACTCGCATACACGATCTACAGCGCGATCAGCTACGGCTTGCGGGCGATCGTCCTGTCCGCGGCGATCGTGATCACGCTCGCACTCCTCGCCCAGCCGGCGGTCCTCATCGACGAAGATCCGTGGCTCGGTGCCTTCTTCGTTCTCTCGATCGTTCCCGCGGCACTACTCGCCGGCTTCATCTGGTACACCGACATCACGACCAGCGAACCGCTCGGCTTGCTGGTCGCGACGTTCGTGCTGGCCGTGCTCTTCGCGACGTTCGCCGCCGTGGTGAACTCGGTGCTGGGACCGCAACTCAGGGCCGTCCCGCTGGTCGGCACGATCCTCTTTTTCTACCTGGTCGTCGGTCCCGTCGAGGAGGGGGTGAAACTGCTCGCCGTCCGCGTGTTCGCCTACCGGAGCAACTCCTTCAGGGCGGTCGTCGACGGTGCAGTCTACGGTGCGGTCGCCGGCCTCGGCTTCGCCGCGATCGAGAACGCGATCTACATCGCGGGCACGATCGAGGCCGCACAGGTCGGGACGGTCACCGCCGCGACCGGGATCACGACCGTCCGGGCGCTCGTCGGTCCCGGGCACGTGATCTACTCCGCGATCGCGGGCTACTACCTCGGACTGGCGAAGTTCAATCCCCGGTACGCCGGCCCCCTCATCGTCAAGGGGCTTCTCATCGCCGCGTTCGTCCACGCCACCTACAACGTCACCGTCGGCATCGTGCCCGAAGTGATCGCCAGCGTCTACCCGATCAGCTACGGTCTCGCGTTCGTCGGCTACGTGATCGTCTACGACCTCGCGATCGGCTACTACCTCTACCGGAAGATCGCCCGCTACCGTCGTCGGTACCGCGAGGTCAGGGACGACACCGGCGACCCGCCGAAGTCGGAACTCACCGAGTTCGAGCCGTCACAGCGCTAA
- a CDS encoding DUF402 domain-containing protein, with translation MITVRVRGIYTTAVTQLLDENGFEIVQASDPIEERFTDSFATIPAAVSIETTRDRQGVAVSGDPDAVTAVVDELDSIAIDTFHWDAEVPRSAVFDGDVIEASGGGGAVVDLGDGRRGYLDYDDVDGYVDTGNRYRVQVHEPAPPWDDDRPRVVPSVAVAGGLCTLSRDRHGVSAALRGERADELVGMTDLLSTDVPEGWGLRWQPDAADADLEAMGTALDRAVDRVETLETALADAPDDPGEPGRLAAPERTAWLWFGRESRFALDDARRAVTATMAGHHRTKAADRAASAAVDFAEAVCGSAGSGNDDGDDGFPFEAVTYQFGPTTGDRIEIGHGKPDGRLVSLGRGEVTNWEADGSVTVERSMRGGGTYDALGVPKESGDVAVTKFREGRWWYPTTYRDAEGTAKGTYVNVCTPVELFPDCARYVDLYVDVIRKPDGTVAIVDEDELEAAVADGLVAEALAEKATSVATAVERALSK, from the coding sequence ATGATCACCGTTCGCGTCCGCGGCATCTACACCACGGCGGTGACGCAACTGCTGGACGAGAACGGGTTCGAAATCGTCCAGGCCTCCGACCCGATCGAGGAGCGATTCACGGACTCGTTCGCGACGATTCCGGCCGCCGTCTCGATCGAAACGACTCGCGACAGGCAGGGCGTCGCGGTTTCGGGGGATCCCGACGCCGTCACGGCGGTCGTCGACGAACTCGACTCGATCGCGATCGATACGTTCCACTGGGACGCCGAGGTCCCCCGCAGCGCGGTCTTCGACGGGGACGTGATCGAGGCGAGCGGTGGCGGCGGCGCCGTCGTCGACCTCGGTGACGGCCGCCGCGGCTACCTCGACTACGACGACGTCGACGGCTACGTCGATACCGGGAACCGCTACCGCGTGCAGGTCCACGAGCCAGCGCCGCCCTGGGACGACGATCGGCCGCGGGTCGTCCCCTCGGTTGCGGTAGCGGGCGGCCTCTGTACCCTCTCGCGCGATCGGCACGGCGTCTCGGCGGCGCTCCGCGGCGAGCGGGCGGACGAACTCGTTGGGATGACCGACCTCCTCTCGACCGACGTGCCGGAGGGGTGGGGACTCCGCTGGCAGCCCGATGCGGCCGACGCGGATCTCGAGGCGATGGGCACCGCCCTCGATCGGGCCGTCGACCGCGTCGAAACGCTCGAGACCGCGCTCGCTGACGCACCGGACGACCCCGGCGAACCGGGTCGACTGGCTGCACCAGAGCGTACGGCGTGGCTCTGGTTCGGCCGCGAGTCACGGTTCGCGCTCGACGACGCGCGACGGGCAGTGACGGCGACGATGGCGGGCCACCACCGGACGAAGGCGGCCGACCGGGCCGCCAGCGCGGCGGTGGACTTCGCGGAGGCCGTCTGTGGCTCCGCGGGATCGGGCAACGACGACGGTGACGACGGGTTTCCCTTCGAGGCCGTCACCTACCAGTTCGGCCCGACGACGGGCGATCGGATCGAAATCGGGCACGGTAAACCGGATGGCAGACTGGTCTCGCTCGGTCGCGGCGAGGTGACGAACTGGGAGGCCGACGGCTCGGTGACCGTCGAGCGATCGATGCGCGGCGGCGGGACCTACGACGCGCTCGGCGTGCCGAAGGAGAGCGGCGACGTCGCCGTGACGAAGTTCCGCGAGGGCCGGTGGTGGTATCCGACGACGTACCGGGACGCCGAGGGTACCGCAAAGGGCACCTACGTCAACGTCTGTACGCCGGTCGAACTGTTCCCCGACTGTGCCCGGTACGTCGACCTCTACGTCGACGTGATCCGAAAGCCGGACGGGACGGTCGCCATCGTCGACGAGGACGAACTCGAGGCGGCGGTCGCCGACGGACTGGTAGCCGAGGCGCTAGCCGAGAAAGCCACGTCCGTTGCCACGGCCGTCGAGCGGGCGCTATCGAAGTAG
- a CDS encoding DUF7533 family protein, whose protein sequence is MAGIIDTIKLAGVLVLAIPPALAGLSLLADGERLVGGALIGLAILLVLVEQLLTTPSDVPGLVAKRVAGAVAKEPESDSETDE, encoded by the coding sequence ATGGCAGGCATCATCGACACGATCAAACTCGCGGGCGTTCTCGTGCTGGCGATTCCGCCGGCGCTGGCAGGACTGTCGTTGCTGGCCGACGGGGAACGGCTCGTCGGCGGCGCGCTGATCGGTCTCGCAATCCTGCTCGTTCTCGTCGAGCAACTGCTCACGACGCCGAGCGACGTTCCAGGTCTCGTCGCCAAACGAGTCGCCGGAGCGGTGGCGAAAGAGCCGGAGTCCGACTCCGAGACGGACGAGTGA
- a CDS encoding SDR family oxidoreductase — protein MTNEPTLTLLTGATGTLGRTLRPRLQDAGHDVRAASRSPPAEGGAPNPEWIELDLVDGTGLRSAVEDADVVVHAATAPRGDSEAVDVRGTERLLEAAAAAGVDNFLYVSIVGVDEIPYSYYEHKLAAERAVEGSAVPSTIVRATQFHPFVHDLLDAVSRLPVWPLPTEFRLQPIDVREAADAIVDHATADPSGRVPPVGGPEVRTVGELARTYRDAEGLRRPIVRFPIPGSVAGGFRSGAALCPERTVGTVTWEEWVTAGEAESVRSR, from the coding sequence ATGACGAACGAACCGACTCTGACGCTCCTCACCGGTGCGACCGGAACGCTCGGCCGAACACTGCGTCCTCGGCTGCAGGATGCAGGCCACGACGTTCGAGCGGCGAGCCGATCGCCGCCGGCCGAAGGCGGCGCACCGAATCCCGAGTGGATCGAACTCGATCTCGTCGACGGAACCGGGCTCCGATCGGCCGTCGAGGACGCGGACGTCGTCGTCCACGCGGCCACCGCACCGCGGGGCGACAGCGAGGCGGTCGACGTCCGCGGGACCGAACGGTTGCTCGAGGCGGCCGCCGCCGCGGGCGTCGACAACTTCCTGTACGTCTCGATCGTCGGCGTCGACGAGATTCCGTACTCCTACTACGAGCACAAACTCGCCGCCGAACGGGCCGTCGAGGGCAGTGCGGTCCCGTCGACGATCGTCCGTGCGACGCAGTTCCACCCCTTCGTCCACGACTTGCTCGACGCGGTTTCGCGTCTGCCGGTGTGGCCGCTCCCCACCGAATTTCGGCTTCAGCCGATCGACGTCCGCGAGGCTGCAGACGCGATCGTCGACCACGCGACGGCCGACCCCTCGGGTCGCGTCCCGCCCGTCGGCGGCCCCGAGGTGCGAACCGTCGGCGAACTCGCCCGAACGTACCGCGACGCGGAGGGGCTCCGTCGGCCGATCGTCCGGTTCCCGATCCCCGGGTCGGTCGCCGGCGGGTTCCGATCGGGCGCGGCACTGTGTCCGGAGCGAACCGTCGGGACGGTGACGTGGGAGGAGTGGGTGACGGCCGGCGAGGCCGAGTCGGTGCGTTCCCGGTGA
- a CDS encoding NUDIX hydrolase encodes MTDVTYVEKACAYITRAPGELLVFEGPDHDGLQIPKGTLESGESPREALFREVIEESGLGTLSATRRLSTDVWTRRRSPPRRYVRHLFHATVHEPRDRWTHTVADGGAEHGSEFDLYWVEPTTAREFALDLDDYVHLLPDGTRTESVTSASD; translated from the coding sequence ATGACTGACGTAACGTACGTCGAGAAAGCCTGCGCGTACATCACCCGCGCTCCGGGTGAGTTGCTGGTGTTCGAGGGTCCGGACCACGACGGGTTACAGATCCCGAAAGGGACGCTCGAATCGGGCGAGTCGCCGCGGGAGGCCCTGTTCAGGGAAGTGATCGAGGAAAGCGGACTCGGGACGCTGAGCGCGACGCGTCGCCTCTCGACGGACGTCTGGACCCGCCGCCGATCGCCACCCCGGCGGTACGTCCGCCACTTATTCCACGCGACGGTTCACGAACCTCGCGATCGGTGGACCCACACCGTCGCCGACGGCGGCGCGGAGCACGGGTCCGAGTTCGACCTCTACTGGGTCGAGCCCACGACCGCCCGGGAGTTCGCACTCGATCTGGACGACTACGTCCATCTCCTTCCGGACGGCACCCGGACCGAATCCGTCACATCGGCCTCGGACTGA
- a CDS encoding helix-turn-helix transcriptional regulator: MLDESRAIPEDALADIAYLARSSNRVEILATLATEPHASRDVAAATAASRSTLERILTELEERGWAERTTDGTYVATPAGEFAISKFVPLVGAMQAIRSLGDAVGWLPADELSIGLHHFRDATVSRPESNSPLAPDTQLVGMIREADSFHCLVRIAPSVAFENAVRDAVVEGNLTTEHVLTDGEHASLSERRDRLEHWREYLEAGANVYRYDDRIPCNLFVLDDAVFLANRQPETCAFIVTENERVRSWARHVIETYRREADRLDATAFSEESSTLANSNR, from the coding sequence ATGCTCGACGAGTCCAGAGCAATACCGGAAGACGCACTGGCGGACATCGCGTACCTCGCGCGATCGAGCAACCGGGTCGAGATACTCGCCACGCTCGCGACGGAACCGCACGCGTCCCGCGACGTTGCGGCGGCGACCGCGGCGTCACGATCGACGCTCGAGCGGATCCTCACCGAACTGGAAGAGCGCGGCTGGGCCGAGCGGACCACCGACGGAACGTACGTCGCGACGCCCGCCGGGGAGTTCGCCATCAGCAAGTTCGTGCCGCTCGTCGGAGCGATGCAGGCGATCAGGAGCCTCGGCGACGCGGTCGGCTGGCTCCCGGCGGACGAGTTGTCGATCGGTCTGCACCACTTCAGGGATGCGACGGTTAGTCGCCCGGAATCGAACAGTCCGCTGGCGCCCGACACGCAACTCGTCGGCATGATTCGCGAGGCCGACAGCTTTCACTGTCTCGTGCGTATCGCACCCTCGGTAGCGTTCGAGAACGCCGTGCGGGACGCCGTCGTCGAGGGCAACCTGACCACGGAACACGTTCTCACCGACGGGGAACACGCCTCTCTCAGCGAACGGCGGGACCGGTTAGAGCACTGGCGGGAATATCTCGAGGCTGGGGCCAACGTGTACCGCTACGACGACCGTATTCCGTGTAATCTATTCGTCCTGGACGACGCGGTCTTCCTCGCGAACCGTCAGCCCGAGACCTGTGCGTTCATCGTGACCGAGAACGAGAGGGTTCGATCGTGGGCACGTCACGTAATCGAAACGTATCGACGGGAGGCCGACCGCCTCGACGCGACGGCGTTCTCGGAGGAATCGTCGACGCTCGCGAACTCGAACCGGTGA